The Melospiza georgiana isolate bMelGeo1 chromosome 26, bMelGeo1.pri, whole genome shotgun sequence genome window below encodes:
- the MPND gene encoding MPN domain-containing protein isoform X3, producing MAALAAASPGGDEGLEEDEDELEPGLDEAEAEPEVAKAAGAARGAVLTRRGITLRVLLRDGLLEPGRGVLSIYYLGKKFVGDLGSDGTITWQETGQVFNSPSAWATHCKRLVNPAKKSGCGWASVRYKGQKLDQYKAAWLRKHQPNVPPPDESLASEGEEEELPEDEEEEAAREGRLAVPEPAAPKRPEERSKKQQGKGPAEPAGTDGGSAGKRLEVKPRVPVRYCTLGTRDSARNPQTLVEVTSFAAINKFQPFNVAISSNVLLLLDFHSHLTRSEVVGYLGGRWDTNTQLLTVLRAFPCRTRLGDAEAAGAVEEEICQSLFLRGLSLVGWYHSHPFGPALPSLHDIDAQMDYQLKLQGSGNGFQPCLGLICGPFYHGNPGVESKIAPFWVMPPPEQRPNDYGIPMDVEVTYIQDGFLTNDVVQEMVWGPPAWLWGTPRPAASLSPLQTLLVEFYKGAPDLVKFQELWSQDQTYLDKLKGSLASRTPKDQSFSHVLEQIFSLLKLSG from the exons ATGGCAG CGCTCGCGGCCGCCTCCCCCGGCGGGGAcgaggggctggaggaggatgaggatgagctGGAGCCGGGGCTGGACGAGGCCGAGGCCGAGCCGGAGGTGGCCAaggcggcgggggcggcccgggGAGCGGTGCTGACCCGCAGGGGCATCACCCTGAGGGTCCTGCTCCGAGACGGGCTCctggagccgggcaggggcgtCCTGTCCATCTACTACCTG GGCAAGAAGTTCGTGGGGGACCTGGGCTCGGACGGGACGATCACCTGGCAGGAGACGGGGCAGGTGTTCAACTCGCCCAGCGCCTGGGCCACGCACTGCAAGCGCCTGGTGAACCCCGCCAAGAAGTCGGGCTGCGGCTGGGCCTCGGTGCGCTACAAGGGCCAGAAGCTGGACCAGTACAAGGCGGCCTGGCTGCGCAAGCACCAGCCCAACGTGCCGCCCCCCGACGAG AGCTTGGCCAGCGAgggcgaggaggaggagctgcccgaggatgaggaggaggaggcggccaGGGAGGGTCGGCTGGCGGTGCCGGAGCCGGCGGCTCCCAAAAGGCCGGAGGAGAGGAGCAagaagcagcaggggaagggcCCGGCGGAGCCGGCGGGGACGG ATGGAGGCAGCGCGGGGAAAAGGCTGGAGGTGAAACCCCGGGTGCCCGTCCGCTACTGCACCCTGGGCACCCGCGACTCGGCCAG GAACCCCCAGACCCTGGTGGAGGTGACCTCCTTTGCCGCCATCAACAAATTCCAGCCCTTCAACGTGGCCATCTCCAGCAAcgtcctcctgctcctg GATTTCCACAGCCACCTGACGCGGAGCGAAGTGGTGGGGTACCTGGGGGGGCGCTGGGACACCAACACCCAGC TGCTGACCGTGCTTCGGGCCTTCCCCTGCCGGACCCGCCTGGGCGACGCCGAAGCCGCGGGCGcagtggaggaggag ATCTGCCAGAGCCTGTTCCTGCGGGGGCTGTCGCTGGTGGGGTGGTACCACAGCCACCCCTTCGGGCCGGCGCTGCCGTCCCTGCACGACATCGACGCGCAGATGGATTATCAGCTCAAACTGCAGGGCAGCGGCAACggcttccagccctgcctggggctcatCTGCG ggCCCTTCTACCACGGCAACCCTGGCGTGGAGTCCAAAATCGCGCCCTTCTGGGTGATGCCGCCGCCAGAG CAACGGCCCAACGACTACGGGATCCCCATGGATGTGGAGGTCACCTACATCCAGGACGGATTCCTCACCAACGACGTCGTGCAGGAGATG GTTTGGGGTCCCCCTGCCTGGCTTTGGGGCACCCCCAGGCCCGCTGCCTCTCTGTCCCCCCTCCAGACGCTGCTGGTGGAGTTCTACAAGGGAGCCCCCGACCTGGTGAAGTTCCAGGAGCTGTGGAGTCAGGATCAGACCTACCTGGACAAGCTGAAG GGCTCCCTGGCCTCCCGCACCCCCAAAGACCAGAGCTTCAGCCACGTCCTGGAGCAGATCTTCAGCCTGCTGAAGCTCAGCGGGTGA
- the MPND gene encoding MPN domain-containing protein isoform X1, whose amino-acid sequence MAALAAASPGGDEGLEEDEDELEPGLDEAEAEPEVAKAAGAARGAVLTRRGITLRVLLRDGLLEPGRGVLSIYYLGKKFVGDLGSDGTITWQETGQVFNSPSAWATHCKRLVNPAKKSGCGWASVRYKGQKLDQYKAAWLRKHQPNVPPPDEVGAGSPPPGTPSVRGELGASPVCPQSLASEGEEEELPEDEEEEAAREGRLAVPEPAAPKRPEERSKKQQGKGPAEPAGTDGGSAGKRLEVKPRVPVRYCTLGTRDSARNPQTLVEVTSFAAINKFQPFNVAISSNVLLLLDFHSHLTRSEVVGYLGGRWDTNTQLLTVLRAFPCRTRLGDAEAAGAVEEEICQSLFLRGLSLVGWYHSHPFGPALPSLHDIDAQMDYQLKLQGSGNGFQPCLGLICGPFYHGNPGVESKIAPFWVMPPPEQRPNDYGIPMDVEVTYIQDGFLTNDVVQEMTLLVEFYKGAPDLVKFQELWSQDQTYLDKLKGSLASRTPKDQSFSHVLEQIFSLLKLSG is encoded by the exons ATGGCAG CGCTCGCGGCCGCCTCCCCCGGCGGGGAcgaggggctggaggaggatgaggatgagctGGAGCCGGGGCTGGACGAGGCCGAGGCCGAGCCGGAGGTGGCCAaggcggcgggggcggcccgggGAGCGGTGCTGACCCGCAGGGGCATCACCCTGAGGGTCCTGCTCCGAGACGGGCTCctggagccgggcaggggcgtCCTGTCCATCTACTACCTG GGCAAGAAGTTCGTGGGGGACCTGGGCTCGGACGGGACGATCACCTGGCAGGAGACGGGGCAGGTGTTCAACTCGCCCAGCGCCTGGGCCACGCACTGCAAGCGCCTGGTGAACCCCGCCAAGAAGTCGGGCTGCGGCTGGGCCTCGGTGCGCTACAAGGGCCAGAAGCTGGACCAGTACAAGGCGGCCTGGCTGCGCAAGCACCAGCCCAACGTGCCGCCCCCCGACGAGGTGGGAGCGGGCTCGCCTCCCCCCGGCACCCCCAGCGTGCGGGGCGAGCTGGGTGCCAGCCCCGTGTGCCCGCAGAGCTTGGCCAGCGAgggcgaggaggaggagctgcccgaggatgaggaggaggaggcggccaGGGAGGGTCGGCTGGCGGTGCCGGAGCCGGCGGCTCCCAAAAGGCCGGAGGAGAGGAGCAagaagcagcaggggaagggcCCGGCGGAGCCGGCGGGGACGG ATGGAGGCAGCGCGGGGAAAAGGCTGGAGGTGAAACCCCGGGTGCCCGTCCGCTACTGCACCCTGGGCACCCGCGACTCGGCCAG GAACCCCCAGACCCTGGTGGAGGTGACCTCCTTTGCCGCCATCAACAAATTCCAGCCCTTCAACGTGGCCATCTCCAGCAAcgtcctcctgctcctg GATTTCCACAGCCACCTGACGCGGAGCGAAGTGGTGGGGTACCTGGGGGGGCGCTGGGACACCAACACCCAGC TGCTGACCGTGCTTCGGGCCTTCCCCTGCCGGACCCGCCTGGGCGACGCCGAAGCCGCGGGCGcagtggaggaggag ATCTGCCAGAGCCTGTTCCTGCGGGGGCTGTCGCTGGTGGGGTGGTACCACAGCCACCCCTTCGGGCCGGCGCTGCCGTCCCTGCACGACATCGACGCGCAGATGGATTATCAGCTCAAACTGCAGGGCAGCGGCAACggcttccagccctgcctggggctcatCTGCG ggCCCTTCTACCACGGCAACCCTGGCGTGGAGTCCAAAATCGCGCCCTTCTGGGTGATGCCGCCGCCAGAG CAACGGCCCAACGACTACGGGATCCCCATGGATGTGGAGGTCACCTACATCCAGGACGGATTCCTCACCAACGACGTCGTGCAGGAGATG ACGCTGCTGGTGGAGTTCTACAAGGGAGCCCCCGACCTGGTGAAGTTCCAGGAGCTGTGGAGTCAGGATCAGACCTACCTGGACAAGCTGAAG GGCTCCCTGGCCTCCCGCACCCCCAAAGACCAGAGCTTCAGCCACGTCCTGGAGCAGATCTTCAGCCTGCTGAAGCTCAGCGGGTGA
- the MPND gene encoding MPN domain-containing protein isoform X2 codes for MAALAAASPGGDEGLEEDEDELEPGLDEAEAEPEVAKAAGAARGAVLTRRGITLRVLLRDGLLEPGRGVLSIYYLGKKFVGDLGSDGTITWQETGQVFNSPSAWATHCKRLVNPAKKSGCGWASVRYKGQKLDQYKAAWLRKHQPNVPPPDESLASEGEEEELPEDEEEEAAREGRLAVPEPAAPKRPEERSKKQQGKGPAEPAGTDGGSAGKRLEVKPRVPVRYCTLGTRDSARNPQTLVEVTSFAAINKFQPFNVAISSNVLLLLDFHSHLTRSEVVGYLGGRWDTNTQRRWGPGGGGGPAVARGCHQPRVPAVLTVLRAFPCRTRLGDAEAAGAVEEEICQSLFLRGLSLVGWYHSHPFGPALPSLHDIDAQMDYQLKLQGSGNGFQPCLGLICGPFYHGNPGVESKIAPFWVMPPPEQRPNDYGIPMDVEVTYIQDGFLTNDVVQEMTLLVEFYKGAPDLVKFQELWSQDQTYLDKLKGSLASRTPKDQSFSHVLEQIFSLLKLSG; via the exons ATGGCAG CGCTCGCGGCCGCCTCCCCCGGCGGGGAcgaggggctggaggaggatgaggatgagctGGAGCCGGGGCTGGACGAGGCCGAGGCCGAGCCGGAGGTGGCCAaggcggcgggggcggcccgggGAGCGGTGCTGACCCGCAGGGGCATCACCCTGAGGGTCCTGCTCCGAGACGGGCTCctggagccgggcaggggcgtCCTGTCCATCTACTACCTG GGCAAGAAGTTCGTGGGGGACCTGGGCTCGGACGGGACGATCACCTGGCAGGAGACGGGGCAGGTGTTCAACTCGCCCAGCGCCTGGGCCACGCACTGCAAGCGCCTGGTGAACCCCGCCAAGAAGTCGGGCTGCGGCTGGGCCTCGGTGCGCTACAAGGGCCAGAAGCTGGACCAGTACAAGGCGGCCTGGCTGCGCAAGCACCAGCCCAACGTGCCGCCCCCCGACGAG AGCTTGGCCAGCGAgggcgaggaggaggagctgcccgaggatgaggaggaggaggcggccaGGGAGGGTCGGCTGGCGGTGCCGGAGCCGGCGGCTCCCAAAAGGCCGGAGGAGAGGAGCAagaagcagcaggggaagggcCCGGCGGAGCCGGCGGGGACGG ATGGAGGCAGCGCGGGGAAAAGGCTGGAGGTGAAACCCCGGGTGCCCGTCCGCTACTGCACCCTGGGCACCCGCGACTCGGCCAG GAACCCCCAGACCCTGGTGGAGGTGACCTCCTTTGCCGCCATCAACAAATTCCAGCCCTTCAACGTGGCCATCTCCAGCAAcgtcctcctgctcctg GATTTCCACAGCCACCTGACGCGGAGCGAAGTGGTGGGGTACCTGGGGGGGCGCTGGGACACCAACACCCAGCGTAGGTGGGGTCCGGGGGGTGGGGGCGGCCCTGCCGTGGCCCGGGGGTGTCAccagccccgtgtccccgcagTGCTGACCGTGCTTCGGGCCTTCCCCTGCCGGACCCGCCTGGGCGACGCCGAAGCCGCGGGCGcagtggaggaggag ATCTGCCAGAGCCTGTTCCTGCGGGGGCTGTCGCTGGTGGGGTGGTACCACAGCCACCCCTTCGGGCCGGCGCTGCCGTCCCTGCACGACATCGACGCGCAGATGGATTATCAGCTCAAACTGCAGGGCAGCGGCAACggcttccagccctgcctggggctcatCTGCG ggCCCTTCTACCACGGCAACCCTGGCGTGGAGTCCAAAATCGCGCCCTTCTGGGTGATGCCGCCGCCAGAG CAACGGCCCAACGACTACGGGATCCCCATGGATGTGGAGGTCACCTACATCCAGGACGGATTCCTCACCAACGACGTCGTGCAGGAGATG ACGCTGCTGGTGGAGTTCTACAAGGGAGCCCCCGACCTGGTGAAGTTCCAGGAGCTGTGGAGTCAGGATCAGACCTACCTGGACAAGCTGAAG GGCTCCCTGGCCTCCCGCACCCCCAAAGACCAGAGCTTCAGCCACGTCCTGGAGCAGATCTTCAGCCTGCTGAAGCTCAGCGGGTGA